The DNA window GCGGCCCCGGCGCCAGCACCACCGCACGCGGCCGGAAGTACCGCCCGTCCGCGGTGCGCACCTGCCAGCGGTCGGTCTCGTCATCGAAATCGAGCGCGACGACGTCGGCACGCAGCCGAATATGCCTGCGGATATCGAATTTATCCACCGTGCGGCGTAGATAGTCCAGTATCTCGGGCTGCCGGGCGAACATCCGGGTCCACCGCTGATTCGGTTCGAACGAATAGGAGTGCATCAGCGACATGACATCGCAACCGCACCCGGGATAGGTGTTCTCCCGCCAGGTTCCGCCGATCTCATCGGCCTTCTCCAGCACGACGAAGTCGTCGAAACCGGCCTTGCGCAGTTCGATCGCCATGCCGATACCACCGAAACCGGCTCCGACGATGAGGATTTCGGGTTCGGTCATGCGTACAGCCCCCGCCAGCGCCAGATGCGCTTGCCCACCGGACCGATCAACCCCTGCTTGTCCAAGAACGCGCCGAGATTCGCGGCACCGGTGCCGAGCGCCTTCTTGGCGTACGGATTGCCGGTCGCGATCTGCCGGGCCGCGCGCCCGTCCAACCCGGCGCGGTCGTACATGTGCCGATTGGTCATGAGGTACACGAACAGCGGCGTGGCCACCGCGACACACAAACGGGTGTAGGCCAATTCGGCCTGCGACATGGTGGCCACCCGCCGGGCGAGCGCATCGCGCGCGAACCCGATATGCCGTGCCTCCTCGGTCACGTGGATGCGCATCGCCCGAGATACCAAGGGCTGCAACTCCGGATCGTCGAGGGTGCGCCGCTGCAACGCGTCGAAGATCTCCTCACCGACCAGCGCGCCCACCCAGGTCATCGACCCGCGCAGGAACAGTGGCAGCGCGCCGATGGCCAGCCGGCCGGGCAGCCGGGGCCCGTACGGACGCGCCTCGATCCGATCGATGAGTTTGCCGAACATCATCATGTGCCGGCACTCATCGCCCATTTCGGTGAGCGTGTAGTGCGAATGCCGGGTGGTCGGGTCATCGCGCAGCAGCTCGCGCAGTAGCAGCCGGTTGAGCAGGTTCTCGAACCAGATGCCACCGAGAGCACGTTCGCCAGCTCCTGGCGGGACAGTTCCCGACGCTGCTGCGGGCTCATGGATTCCCACAGCGCGGTGCCGTACAGCGAGATCACTTCGGGCGGCAGGAACAGTTTGTCCGGATCCAGCGGCGCGTCCCAGTCCAAATCGACGGCAGGCTCGTAGGACTTCTGCACCGAACCGGTCAGCAGGCGCTGCGCGAAGGATTCCTGCGGGATGGCCGCGGCCTCGTTGCCCATGTCAGCTCCAACTCTCGAATATCCGATACAAGCTGTTACACTCAGATTAGTGAGACACGCTGCGCGATGCCGTGCACGGTGCGGTCGGTACCTACGTCGGCTGGGTGGAACGGCATCCGAATCTGCACCGATTCCTGGGTGAGGCCGCACCGCAAGGGGATTCGTCGCAGGCGCTCACCGGCGCGCGTAACCGCATCGGCGGCAGGCTGGCCGATCTCTTCGCGGTCTCATTGGCGCGCTTCGGTATCGACCCGAACCGGGCCCGCCCGATGGCCTTCGGCATCATCGGCTTCGTCGACGGCTTCGTGAACAACTGGCGCGCCGACGCCGCGACCACGCTGACCTCCGATCAGGTCGAGGGGATTCTCACCGAATCCGTCCTGGCCCTGTTCGAAGGCAACGCGCGCAGCCTCGGAGTTCCATTGGCGCGCGACACGATCGTGGCCGATCTGCTGAACCGCGCCGAACCCGTGCGGTCGCCCTAGCGATCATTGGGTGCATCTCGCTGATGGAATTCCATTGCGAGAGCGAGTAATTCGGCCATGTGGTCACCATCGGTGCGGGACAGTCGCACCGCTTCGTCGGGCGCGAAGGTGCGGACCTCGAGAATATTCTCGCCATCGTCGGGATTGGTCGGCTCGGAATCGAGCACCACATCCGCCGTACACCACAGCCACGCTTTGTGCGGGTGCGGCTGCCACGGATAGTAGGGCTCGGCGTGATCGGTGGTCGTGTGATGCGCGCCGATCGGGCGTACCGGTCCGACCGGGCGGGCACCGGCCTCCTCCCGAAGTTCGCGGCGTACACAGTCATCGATCGTTTCGCCCGCTTCTCGAGTGCCACCGGGCACGATCCAGATATCGCGATCATCGCGGCACAGCACGATCTGCCCACCGACGAAGCAGATGACGTGGATATTGCTGACGAGTTCGTCGGGCGGCAGCTCGGTGGAAAACCGGACATCCAGACCGCCCCATTCCCAGCGGGTCGGCGTGTGCAGCAACGGGTATCGTTCGGCGAGCGTCACACCGGCGACGCTAGTGCACTCACTCGGTCCCGGACTTGCCGATCTGGAAGTGGATATGGTCGATATGCGCCGCGCGTCCGGTCGGCTGTGCGTCCGGATGATCCGGATGCATGATGAAACTCGGCGCACCGATGCTGGAGATGGCGCTGGTGGGATCGGGACTGTCGGAGCCGTCCTGCCATTCGCTCGCGCCGAAATCGTAGACACTGCGGAAGAAGTCGGCGACGAACAGGTCGCCGTCGGGATCGCCGAGCGGACTCGCATCGGGTTCGTCGAGTCGATAACACACGCGCGAGCCGGTGCCGCGCGGCCAGGTGCCGCCGGGTGTCACCGCGGTCTCCACGATGCTCCAGTGCGCCGCCACGGTGATCTTGCGCGATACATCGCCGACCGGCATGGTGACCCCGGCGAAATCCACCGCGCGACCCTGGCCGTGGCAGTCGACGCGCGGGGAGCCGTCGGAATGCGTTCCGCCCCCGTCTATTCCGATCGTGAACATATCCGTGACGCCGAAATTGGCGGCCAGGAAACGGCAGAATCGCCACAGCGCCAATGCATTTCGCGGGTCGAGGTGTTTCGGTGCCGCTGGCATATCGCCATCGTGGACGATCACCCCGGCGATATTGCCCGGTTGGCGTTTTCCGGAGTGCGGGTCGAATCCCGCGAATCCGATCATGGCCGGAGACGCTGGCCCATCGAAGAGAATCAGATCCTCGTTCGCGAGACGTTCGAGTTCGGCGAACGCGTGGTCCTTACTCATGGCTCGGGCCGGTTCCGACACGACGCACCTCCGGTGCAACTGAAAACGATACGTCGACGCAGTTCGGTGACGCTGCGTAAGAATCCGGCACCCGAGCGAAAAGAACACGAGTAGTTCGGTACTCGTGTTCTCTTCGTCCCGCCCGTCGCTGAACTCGACGGCCTGTGCACCTGTTTCGGGCGGCTGAACTGCGGCGATGTGCTCGAGCGTGGCTAAGCGGCGGTGTTGGTCCGCGGTTCGCGGGCCAACGTGCGGTAGCTGAGATTCCACAACCACTCCACCGGACCGCGTTCGAACCGGCGCAGCCACAGATGCGCCGCCGTAACGATGATCAGCGCGACCAGCAGGTAGACGCCGATCGTGAACGGCACGCGTGCCGCAGGCGAGACCCGGGCGGCAAGCCCGAAACCCCACCCGTAGCACAGGACCGATGCGACAAGATTCTGCAGGATGTAGCAGCTCAGCGCGGTGCGGCCGACCTCGGTGAGTCGTCCGCCGACGAATCCGACCCGTGGGCGGCGCAGGTAGAACTCCGCGACCAGCGCGAGAATGCCGAAGGCGACGAACGGTGCGGTGCCGTATCGGGTGAGCAATACCAGGTCGCCGCCGCCGAGCACACCGACCGCCAGATCGATGGGCGCGGCGATCGCGAATCCGAGGATCATCAGCCGCTGGCGAATGCGCGCGCCCTCCGGGCCGAACACGCCGGCCCGGAACAGCTGCGCACCGGCCAGGAACAGCGCGATCGACATCGGGAAGACGAAGATCGGCTCGAAACGGAACGTGCCCGCATCCCGCAGACGGAACAGCGCCAGATCCCAGAATGATCCGCCGGCATAGGGATTCGGATCCAGCGTTCGGGGTGTCGTCGAATTCTGTTGGCCCGCAAGGGCGATGGCGGTCCCGATGAGCGTCAGCATCGCGATGTGGAATCCCGCCGCGATCATCAGCCAACGACGTTGCGCGCGTGCACTTGTCGCGAGGATGTAGGCCACGACCAGCCCGGTCATCGCGTAGCCCATCAGTACGTCGAACTCGGCGACGAATACGAAGTTCAGCACGCCGTCCAGGAACAGCAGTCCGGCCCGCCACGGATAGCTCCCCGGCCAGCGTCGACCGCCGCGCACCGCCGAACCCTGCTGGATGGCGAGGCCGATGCCGAACATGATGGTGAGCAGCCCGAGGAATTTGCCCTGCGCCAGCTGCTGCAATATCGGCTCGGCCCACAGCCGGCCGGTCGCGGAGCCGCGGAGCTCGTCGAGATAGCCGACCAGGCCCTCGGCGTTGGTGAGGATCCAGACATTGGTGCCGAGCGTGCCGAGGATCGCGATTCCGCGCAGCACGTCCAACGCGACCAGCCGCGTGCGGACAGCGCTCTTCGACGCGACGGACTCGTCCGGTTTGCGGTGCCGCGCCGCGATGTCGGATCGGGAATCGGCGATCGAATCGGTCATGCTCCGAATATCCCGGCCACCCCGGCCTGCACGTATCCTTCGGAAGTACCACCCTGGGTATGACATTGAGGTCCATCGAGATCGCCGGTCGCGCCAGGCCGCA is part of the Nocardia sp. NBC_00565 genome and encodes:
- a CDS encoding NUDIX hydrolase, with the protein product MTLAERYPLLHTPTRWEWGGLDVRFSTELPPDELVSNIHVICFVGGQIVLCRDDRDIWIVPGGTREAGETIDDCVRRELREEAGARPVGPVRPIGAHHTTTDHAEPYYPWQPHPHKAWLWCTADVVLDSEPTNPDDGENILEVRTFAPDEAVRLSRTDGDHMAELLALAMEFHQRDAPNDR
- a CDS encoding DUF418 domain-containing protein, producing MTDSIADSRSDIAARHRKPDESVASKSAVRTRLVALDVLRGIAILGTLGTNVWILTNAEGLVGYLDELRGSATGRLWAEPILQQLAQGKFLGLLTIMFGIGLAIQQGSAVRGGRRWPGSYPWRAGLLFLDGVLNFVFVAEFDVLMGYAMTGLVVAYILATSARAQRRWLMIAAGFHIAMLTLIGTAIALAGQQNSTTPRTLDPNPYAGGSFWDLALFRLRDAGTFRFEPIFVFPMSIALFLAGAQLFRAGVFGPEGARIRQRLMILGFAIAAPIDLAVGVLGGGDLVLLTRYGTAPFVAFGILALVAEFYLRRPRVGFVGGRLTEVGRTALSCYILQNLVASVLCYGWGFGLAARVSPAARVPFTIGVYLLVALIIVTAAHLWLRRFERGPVEWLWNLSYRTLAREPRTNTAA